Proteins co-encoded in one Clarias gariepinus isolate MV-2021 ecotype Netherlands chromosome 13, CGAR_prim_01v2, whole genome shotgun sequence genomic window:
- the aftphb gene encoding aftiphilin isoform X6, whose translation MEPDVIRMYSSSPPPMDEDGEEEDEDDFGEFGGYCCDVSSSFSFSEWDTPTVLDQSCEKGTSPPDLYNTLQQSVGQPGKDVVVEVEKKKTKDQELSNPEALVSKTDITLDYGKKIKKPAVILNGPLFSDPQGKLPVVSVTGKHSSPEIQDFNLGDKDEHINKPTTDQVGHCLTNGPITLCNGKELEQLRISSTNRTVSLLGSTAEVSISETDKASTAVASIGSQLSQEDTVSERTVSEARDTQAGEGVTESQSNLAVEHQGKEIMEKEELNVPQRSKTSGTSLCETQIQSDSEDLGEVPDTSVAPVVENILVSDAQFHKNTDNETPVSPVVNGPLVVPGKMEEDFEKVSLPVVDPTVGIVHDVEADPVSKEDKTVEVGSSVESDEDFGDFRDATQGFPDVSQTESVSQEGFADFVTALSDCSSHDEFADTDTLKDLKEEEELPAEDKDDVDDDNDDDHDSNNFETICSNLPPSDSFADFSSAPFGGLAGATGESWAEFGQHEECEAQQESWAAFDEEQKSCSATAPFTDSFKTDNVLLGLSHKLQHLFESTFPLDVVPKDSDVPTLQAVLEPQDHVEIRESVAMWRHLLDIHSTHGLKVQWVGSRGNKILLDCLGIYNIGMLEPTKDLVNPSSIFSASSPNQRRSALCTQVVSSLSLEDDVGVDPELYELTTAKLESNNTGSNVTDAFTRLMETVEKNSTVTRKPEQDGEISQEASQVISRLPDLSFMHARVLMFPSTLTPAAGHS comes from the exons ATGGAGCCCGACGTCATCCGCATGTACTCCTCCTCTCCGCCTCCAATGGATGAGGATGGAGAGGAGGAAGACGAAGACGACTTTGGTGAGTTTGGAGGTTACTGCTGCGATGTGTCATCCAGTTTCAGCTTCTCAGAATGGGACACACCCACTGTGCTTGATCAGTCGTGTGAGAAGGGTACCTCACCTCCTGACCTATACAACACACTCCAACAGAGTGTTGGTCAGCCAGGAAAAGATGTGGTAGTTGaagttgaaaagaaaaaaacaaaggaccAGGAACTGTCTAATCCTGAGGCACTGGTGTCCAAAACTGATATAACCTTGgactatggaaaaaaaataaagaaacctgCTGTTATCCTCAATGGCCCTTTATTCTCCGACCCACAGGGCAAACTCCCTGTGGTCTCTGTTACAGGGAAGCATAGCTCCCCCGAGATTCAAGATTTTAACCTGGGTGACAAAGATGAGCACATTAACAAACCAACCACAGATCAAGTGGGACACTGCCTTACTAATGGACCAATCACACTTTGCAATGGTaaagagctggagcagcttCGAATATCAAGCACCAACAGAACAGTATCTTTACTCGGGTCTACCGCAGAGGTTTCCATCTCAGAGACTGACAAAGCTTCCACAGCAGTTGCTTCTATTGGTTCTCAACTGTCACAGGAGGATACAGTCTCTGAGAGAACAGTGTCTGAGGCTAGGGACACTCAGGCAGGAGAAGGGGTAACTGAATCCCAGTCTAATTTGGCAGTTGAGCACCAGGGAAAGGAAATTATGGAGAAAGAGGAACTTAATGTCCCACAAAGATCAAAAACTTCTGGCACTTCCTTGTGTGAAACACAGATTCAGAGTGATTCTGAAGATCTTGGTGAGGTCCCTGATACATCAGTGGCACCAGTAGTGGAGAATATTCTAGTGTCTGATGCACAGTTTCATAAAAACACTGATAATGAGACTCCAGTGAGCCCTGTGGTTAATGGACCCCTTGTGGTTCCTGGAAAAATGGAAGAAGATTTTGAGAAAGTCTCTTTGCCTGTTGTTGACCCAACAGTAGGGATTGTGCATGATGTAGAGGCAGATCCAGTTAGTAAGGAAGATAAGACAGTTGAAGTTGGGTCTTCGGTGGAGTCAGATGAAGACTTTGGAGATTTCAGGGATGCCACTCAGGGTTTTCCAGATGTCAGCCAGACTGAATCCGTGAGTCAAGAAGGATTCGCTGACTTTGTAACTGCACTATCAGATTGCTCCTCGCACGATGAGTTTGCAGATACAGACACACTGAAGGACttaaaagaggaagaagagctGCCTGCAGAAGATAAAGATGATgtggatgatgataatgatgatgatcatgACAGTAATAATTTTGAAACAATTTGCTCAAACCTCCCTCCAAGCGATAGCTTTGCAGATTTCAGTTCAGCTCCGTTTGGAGGCCTAGCAGGAGCTACAGGTGAAAGTTGGGCGGAGTTTGGGCAGCATGAGGAGTGCGAGGCACAACAGGAGTCATGGGCAGCGTTTGATGAGGAGCAGAAAAGTTGTTCTGCAACAGCGCCCTTTACTGACAGCTTCAAGACTGACAATGTGTTG TTGGGGTTGAGTCACAAACTGCAGCATCTTTTTGAAAGTACTTTCCCTTTGGACGTGGTTCCAAAGGACTCAGATGTGCCGACCCTCCAAGCTGTGCTGGAGCCCCAGGACCATGTGGAGATCAG GGAGTCTGTAGCTATGTGGCGCCACCTGTTGGACATCCACAGCACCCACGGCCTCAAGGTGCAATGGGTTGGCTCACGAGGCAACAAAATTCTGCTTGACTGCCTGGGAATCTACAACATT GGAATGCTTGAGCCCACCAAAGACCTTGTGAATCCTTCCTCCATCTTTTCTGCATCTTCACCCAATCAGAGAAGATCTGCTCTATGCACTCAG GTGGTGTCCTCGCTAAGTCTTGAAGACGACG TAGGTGTGGATCCAGAGCTGTATGAACTGACCACTGCTAAACTAGAGAGCAATAACACTGGCAGTAATGTGACGGACGCCTTCACCAGACTGATGGAGACGGTGGAAAAGAATAGCACTGTAACCAG AAAACCGGAGCAAGATGGTGAGATAAGCCAGGAGGCATCCCAGGTGATCTCTCGTCTCCCCGATCTGTCTTTCATGCACGCAAGAGTCCTCATGTTTCCCTCCACCCTCACTCCAGCAGCCGGTCACTCATGA
- the aftphb gene encoding aftiphilin isoform X5: MEPDVIRMYSSSPPPMDEDGEEEDEDDFGEFGGYCCDVSSSFSFSEWDTPTVLDQSCEKGTSPPDLYNTLQQSVGQPGKDVVVEVEKKKTKDQELSNPEALVSKTDITLDYGKKIKKPAVILNGPLFSDPQGKLPVVSVTGKHSSPEIQDFNLGDKDEHINKPTTDQVGHCLTNGPITLCNGKELEQLRISSTNRTVSLLGSTAEVSISETDKASTAVASIGSQLSQEDTVSERTVSEARDTQAGEGVTESQSNLAVEHQGKEIMEKEELNVPQRSKTSGTSLCETQIQSDSEDLGEVPDTSVAPVVENILVSDAQFHKNTDNETPVSPVVNGPLVVPGKMEEDFEKVSLPVVDPTVGIVHDVEADPVSKEDKTVEVGSSVESDEDFGDFRDATQGFPDVSQTESVSQEGFADFVTALSDCSSHDEFADTDTLKDLKEEEELPAEDKDDVDDDNDDDHDSNNFETICSNLPPSDSFADFSSAPFGGLAGATGESWAEFGQHEECEAQQESWAAFDEEQKSCSATAPFTDSFKTDNVLLGLSHKLQHLFESTFPLDVVPKDSDVPTLQAVLEPQDHVEIRESVAMWRHLLDIHSTHGLKVQWVGSRGNKILLDCLGIYNIGMLEPTKDLVNPSSIFSASSPNQRRSALCTQQVVSSLSLEDDVGVDPELYELTTAKLESNNTGSNVTDAFTRLMETVEKNSTVTRKPEQDGEISQEASQVISRLPDLSFMHARVLMFPSTLTPAAGHS; encoded by the exons ATGGAGCCCGACGTCATCCGCATGTACTCCTCCTCTCCGCCTCCAATGGATGAGGATGGAGAGGAGGAAGACGAAGACGACTTTGGTGAGTTTGGAGGTTACTGCTGCGATGTGTCATCCAGTTTCAGCTTCTCAGAATGGGACACACCCACTGTGCTTGATCAGTCGTGTGAGAAGGGTACCTCACCTCCTGACCTATACAACACACTCCAACAGAGTGTTGGTCAGCCAGGAAAAGATGTGGTAGTTGaagttgaaaagaaaaaaacaaaggaccAGGAACTGTCTAATCCTGAGGCACTGGTGTCCAAAACTGATATAACCTTGgactatggaaaaaaaataaagaaacctgCTGTTATCCTCAATGGCCCTTTATTCTCCGACCCACAGGGCAAACTCCCTGTGGTCTCTGTTACAGGGAAGCATAGCTCCCCCGAGATTCAAGATTTTAACCTGGGTGACAAAGATGAGCACATTAACAAACCAACCACAGATCAAGTGGGACACTGCCTTACTAATGGACCAATCACACTTTGCAATGGTaaagagctggagcagcttCGAATATCAAGCACCAACAGAACAGTATCTTTACTCGGGTCTACCGCAGAGGTTTCCATCTCAGAGACTGACAAAGCTTCCACAGCAGTTGCTTCTATTGGTTCTCAACTGTCACAGGAGGATACAGTCTCTGAGAGAACAGTGTCTGAGGCTAGGGACACTCAGGCAGGAGAAGGGGTAACTGAATCCCAGTCTAATTTGGCAGTTGAGCACCAGGGAAAGGAAATTATGGAGAAAGAGGAACTTAATGTCCCACAAAGATCAAAAACTTCTGGCACTTCCTTGTGTGAAACACAGATTCAGAGTGATTCTGAAGATCTTGGTGAGGTCCCTGATACATCAGTGGCACCAGTAGTGGAGAATATTCTAGTGTCTGATGCACAGTTTCATAAAAACACTGATAATGAGACTCCAGTGAGCCCTGTGGTTAATGGACCCCTTGTGGTTCCTGGAAAAATGGAAGAAGATTTTGAGAAAGTCTCTTTGCCTGTTGTTGACCCAACAGTAGGGATTGTGCATGATGTAGAGGCAGATCCAGTTAGTAAGGAAGATAAGACAGTTGAAGTTGGGTCTTCGGTGGAGTCAGATGAAGACTTTGGAGATTTCAGGGATGCCACTCAGGGTTTTCCAGATGTCAGCCAGACTGAATCCGTGAGTCAAGAAGGATTCGCTGACTTTGTAACTGCACTATCAGATTGCTCCTCGCACGATGAGTTTGCAGATACAGACACACTGAAGGACttaaaagaggaagaagagctGCCTGCAGAAGATAAAGATGATgtggatgatgataatgatgatgatcatgACAGTAATAATTTTGAAACAATTTGCTCAAACCTCCCTCCAAGCGATAGCTTTGCAGATTTCAGTTCAGCTCCGTTTGGAGGCCTAGCAGGAGCTACAGGTGAAAGTTGGGCGGAGTTTGGGCAGCATGAGGAGTGCGAGGCACAACAGGAGTCATGGGCAGCGTTTGATGAGGAGCAGAAAAGTTGTTCTGCAACAGCGCCCTTTACTGACAGCTTCAAGACTGACAATGTGTTG TTGGGGTTGAGTCACAAACTGCAGCATCTTTTTGAAAGTACTTTCCCTTTGGACGTGGTTCCAAAGGACTCAGATGTGCCGACCCTCCAAGCTGTGCTGGAGCCCCAGGACCATGTGGAGATCAG GGAGTCTGTAGCTATGTGGCGCCACCTGTTGGACATCCACAGCACCCACGGCCTCAAGGTGCAATGGGTTGGCTCACGAGGCAACAAAATTCTGCTTGACTGCCTGGGAATCTACAACATT GGAATGCTTGAGCCCACCAAAGACCTTGTGAATCCTTCCTCCATCTTTTCTGCATCTTCACCCAATCAGAGAAGATCTGCTCTATGCACTCAG CAGGTGGTGTCCTCGCTAAGTCTTGAAGACGACG TAGGTGTGGATCCAGAGCTGTATGAACTGACCACTGCTAAACTAGAGAGCAATAACACTGGCAGTAATGTGACGGACGCCTTCACCAGACTGATGGAGACGGTGGAAAAGAATAGCACTGTAACCAG AAAACCGGAGCAAGATGGTGAGATAAGCCAGGAGGCATCCCAGGTGATCTCTCGTCTCCCCGATCTGTCTTTCATGCACGCAAGAGTCCTCATGTTTCCCTCCACCCTCACTCCAGCAGCCGGTCACTCATGA
- the aftphb gene encoding aftiphilin isoform X8, which yields MEPDVIRMYSSSPPPMDEDGEEEDEDDFGEFGGYCCDVSSSFSFSEWDTPTVLDQSCEKGTSPPDLYNTLQQSVGQPGKDVVVEVEKKKTKDQELSNPEALVSKTDITLDYGKKIKKPAVILNGPLFSDPQGKLPVVSVTGKHSSPEIQDFNLGDKDEHINKPTTDQVGHCLTNGPITLCNGKELEQLRISSTNRTVSLLGSTAEVSISETDKASTAVASIGSQLSQEDTVSERTVSEARDTQAGEGVTESQSNLAVEHQGKEIMEKEELNVPQRSKTSGTSLCETQIQSDSEDLGEVPDTSVAPVVENILVSDAQFHKNTDNETPVSPVVNGPLVVPGKMEEDFEKVSLPVVDPTVGIVHDVEADPVSKEDKTVEVGSSVESDEDFGDFRDATQGFPDVSQTESVSQEGFADFVTALSDCSSHDEFADTDTLKDLKEEEELPAEDKDDVDDDNDDDHDSNNFETICSNLPPSDSFADFSSAPFGGLAGATGESWAEFGQHEECEAQQESWAAFDEEQKSCSATAPFTDSFKTDNVLLGLSHKLQHLFESTFPLDVVPKDSDVPTLQAVLEPQDHVEIRESVAMWRHLLDIHSTHGLKVQWVGSRGNKILLDCLGIYNILFTGQNKQPVIVPMFAAGLGMLEPTKDLVNPSSIFSASSPNQRRSALCTQVVSSLSLEDDAPGGAVIQLNLDFFGPVEDCSSDSDTDAPIPG from the exons ATGGAGCCCGACGTCATCCGCATGTACTCCTCCTCTCCGCCTCCAATGGATGAGGATGGAGAGGAGGAAGACGAAGACGACTTTGGTGAGTTTGGAGGTTACTGCTGCGATGTGTCATCCAGTTTCAGCTTCTCAGAATGGGACACACCCACTGTGCTTGATCAGTCGTGTGAGAAGGGTACCTCACCTCCTGACCTATACAACACACTCCAACAGAGTGTTGGTCAGCCAGGAAAAGATGTGGTAGTTGaagttgaaaagaaaaaaacaaaggaccAGGAACTGTCTAATCCTGAGGCACTGGTGTCCAAAACTGATATAACCTTGgactatggaaaaaaaataaagaaacctgCTGTTATCCTCAATGGCCCTTTATTCTCCGACCCACAGGGCAAACTCCCTGTGGTCTCTGTTACAGGGAAGCATAGCTCCCCCGAGATTCAAGATTTTAACCTGGGTGACAAAGATGAGCACATTAACAAACCAACCACAGATCAAGTGGGACACTGCCTTACTAATGGACCAATCACACTTTGCAATGGTaaagagctggagcagcttCGAATATCAAGCACCAACAGAACAGTATCTTTACTCGGGTCTACCGCAGAGGTTTCCATCTCAGAGACTGACAAAGCTTCCACAGCAGTTGCTTCTATTGGTTCTCAACTGTCACAGGAGGATACAGTCTCTGAGAGAACAGTGTCTGAGGCTAGGGACACTCAGGCAGGAGAAGGGGTAACTGAATCCCAGTCTAATTTGGCAGTTGAGCACCAGGGAAAGGAAATTATGGAGAAAGAGGAACTTAATGTCCCACAAAGATCAAAAACTTCTGGCACTTCCTTGTGTGAAACACAGATTCAGAGTGATTCTGAAGATCTTGGTGAGGTCCCTGATACATCAGTGGCACCAGTAGTGGAGAATATTCTAGTGTCTGATGCACAGTTTCATAAAAACACTGATAATGAGACTCCAGTGAGCCCTGTGGTTAATGGACCCCTTGTGGTTCCTGGAAAAATGGAAGAAGATTTTGAGAAAGTCTCTTTGCCTGTTGTTGACCCAACAGTAGGGATTGTGCATGATGTAGAGGCAGATCCAGTTAGTAAGGAAGATAAGACAGTTGAAGTTGGGTCTTCGGTGGAGTCAGATGAAGACTTTGGAGATTTCAGGGATGCCACTCAGGGTTTTCCAGATGTCAGCCAGACTGAATCCGTGAGTCAAGAAGGATTCGCTGACTTTGTAACTGCACTATCAGATTGCTCCTCGCACGATGAGTTTGCAGATACAGACACACTGAAGGACttaaaagaggaagaagagctGCCTGCAGAAGATAAAGATGATgtggatgatgataatgatgatgatcatgACAGTAATAATTTTGAAACAATTTGCTCAAACCTCCCTCCAAGCGATAGCTTTGCAGATTTCAGTTCAGCTCCGTTTGGAGGCCTAGCAGGAGCTACAGGTGAAAGTTGGGCGGAGTTTGGGCAGCATGAGGAGTGCGAGGCACAACAGGAGTCATGGGCAGCGTTTGATGAGGAGCAGAAAAGTTGTTCTGCAACAGCGCCCTTTACTGACAGCTTCAAGACTGACAATGTGTTG TTGGGGTTGAGTCACAAACTGCAGCATCTTTTTGAAAGTACTTTCCCTTTGGACGTGGTTCCAAAGGACTCAGATGTGCCGACCCTCCAAGCTGTGCTGGAGCCCCAGGACCATGTGGAGATCAG GGAGTCTGTAGCTATGTGGCGCCACCTGTTGGACATCCACAGCACCCACGGCCTCAAGGTGCAATGGGTTGGCTCACGAGGCAACAAAATTCTGCTTGACTGCCTGGGAATCTACAACATT ttgttTACTGGTCAGAACAAGCAACCCGTCATCGTACCCATGTTCGCTGCTGGACTG GGAATGCTTGAGCCCACCAAAGACCTTGTGAATCCTTCCTCCATCTTTTCTGCATCTTCACCCAATCAGAGAAGATCTGCTCTATGCACTCAG GTGGTGTCCTCGCTAAGTCTTGAAGACGACG CACCAGGGGGCGCTGTCATACAACTCAACCTTGATTTTTTTGGGCCTGTGGAGGACTGTAGCTCAGACAGTGACACTGATGCACCGATACCAGGTTAG
- the aftphb gene encoding aftiphilin isoform X7 — protein MEPDVIRMYSSSPPPMDEDGEEEDEDDFGEFGGYCCDVSSSFSFSEWDTPTVLDQSCEKGTSPPDLYNTLQQSVGQPGKDVVVEVEKKKTKDQELSNPEALVSKTDITLDYGKKIKKPAVILNGPLFSDPQGKLPVVSVTGKHSSPEIQDFNLGDKDEHINKPTTDQVGHCLTNGPITLCNGKELEQLRISSTNRTVSLLGSTAEVSISETDKASTAVASIGSQLSQEDTVSERTVSEARDTQAGEGVTESQSNLAVEHQGKEIMEKEELNVPQRSKTSGTSLCETQIQSDSEDLGEVPDTSVAPVVENILVSDAQFHKNTDNETPVSPVVNGPLVVPGKMEEDFEKVSLPVVDPTVGIVHDVEADPVSKEDKTVEVGSSVESDEDFGDFRDATQGFPDVSQTESVSQEGFADFVTALSDCSSHDEFADTDTLKDLKEEEELPAEDKDDVDDDNDDDHDSNNFETICSNLPPSDSFADFSSAPFGGLAGATGESWAEFGQHEECEAQQESWAAFDEEQKSCSATAPFTDSFKTDNVLLGLSHKLQHLFESTFPLDVVPKDSDVPTLQAVLEPQDHVEIRESVAMWRHLLDIHSTHGLKVQWVGSRGNKILLDCLGIYNILFTGQNKQPVIVPMFAAGLGMLEPTKDLVNPSSIFSASSPNQRRSALCTQQVVSSLSLEDDAPGGAVIQLNLDFFGPVEDCSSDSDTDAPIPG, from the exons ATGGAGCCCGACGTCATCCGCATGTACTCCTCCTCTCCGCCTCCAATGGATGAGGATGGAGAGGAGGAAGACGAAGACGACTTTGGTGAGTTTGGAGGTTACTGCTGCGATGTGTCATCCAGTTTCAGCTTCTCAGAATGGGACACACCCACTGTGCTTGATCAGTCGTGTGAGAAGGGTACCTCACCTCCTGACCTATACAACACACTCCAACAGAGTGTTGGTCAGCCAGGAAAAGATGTGGTAGTTGaagttgaaaagaaaaaaacaaaggaccAGGAACTGTCTAATCCTGAGGCACTGGTGTCCAAAACTGATATAACCTTGgactatggaaaaaaaataaagaaacctgCTGTTATCCTCAATGGCCCTTTATTCTCCGACCCACAGGGCAAACTCCCTGTGGTCTCTGTTACAGGGAAGCATAGCTCCCCCGAGATTCAAGATTTTAACCTGGGTGACAAAGATGAGCACATTAACAAACCAACCACAGATCAAGTGGGACACTGCCTTACTAATGGACCAATCACACTTTGCAATGGTaaagagctggagcagcttCGAATATCAAGCACCAACAGAACAGTATCTTTACTCGGGTCTACCGCAGAGGTTTCCATCTCAGAGACTGACAAAGCTTCCACAGCAGTTGCTTCTATTGGTTCTCAACTGTCACAGGAGGATACAGTCTCTGAGAGAACAGTGTCTGAGGCTAGGGACACTCAGGCAGGAGAAGGGGTAACTGAATCCCAGTCTAATTTGGCAGTTGAGCACCAGGGAAAGGAAATTATGGAGAAAGAGGAACTTAATGTCCCACAAAGATCAAAAACTTCTGGCACTTCCTTGTGTGAAACACAGATTCAGAGTGATTCTGAAGATCTTGGTGAGGTCCCTGATACATCAGTGGCACCAGTAGTGGAGAATATTCTAGTGTCTGATGCACAGTTTCATAAAAACACTGATAATGAGACTCCAGTGAGCCCTGTGGTTAATGGACCCCTTGTGGTTCCTGGAAAAATGGAAGAAGATTTTGAGAAAGTCTCTTTGCCTGTTGTTGACCCAACAGTAGGGATTGTGCATGATGTAGAGGCAGATCCAGTTAGTAAGGAAGATAAGACAGTTGAAGTTGGGTCTTCGGTGGAGTCAGATGAAGACTTTGGAGATTTCAGGGATGCCACTCAGGGTTTTCCAGATGTCAGCCAGACTGAATCCGTGAGTCAAGAAGGATTCGCTGACTTTGTAACTGCACTATCAGATTGCTCCTCGCACGATGAGTTTGCAGATACAGACACACTGAAGGACttaaaagaggaagaagagctGCCTGCAGAAGATAAAGATGATgtggatgatgataatgatgatgatcatgACAGTAATAATTTTGAAACAATTTGCTCAAACCTCCCTCCAAGCGATAGCTTTGCAGATTTCAGTTCAGCTCCGTTTGGAGGCCTAGCAGGAGCTACAGGTGAAAGTTGGGCGGAGTTTGGGCAGCATGAGGAGTGCGAGGCACAACAGGAGTCATGGGCAGCGTTTGATGAGGAGCAGAAAAGTTGTTCTGCAACAGCGCCCTTTACTGACAGCTTCAAGACTGACAATGTGTTG TTGGGGTTGAGTCACAAACTGCAGCATCTTTTTGAAAGTACTTTCCCTTTGGACGTGGTTCCAAAGGACTCAGATGTGCCGACCCTCCAAGCTGTGCTGGAGCCCCAGGACCATGTGGAGATCAG GGAGTCTGTAGCTATGTGGCGCCACCTGTTGGACATCCACAGCACCCACGGCCTCAAGGTGCAATGGGTTGGCTCACGAGGCAACAAAATTCTGCTTGACTGCCTGGGAATCTACAACATT ttgttTACTGGTCAGAACAAGCAACCCGTCATCGTACCCATGTTCGCTGCTGGACTG GGAATGCTTGAGCCCACCAAAGACCTTGTGAATCCTTCCTCCATCTTTTCTGCATCTTCACCCAATCAGAGAAGATCTGCTCTATGCACTCAG CAGGTGGTGTCCTCGCTAAGTCTTGAAGACGACG CACCAGGGGGCGCTGTCATACAACTCAACCTTGATTTTTTTGGGCCTGTGGAGGACTGTAGCTCAGACAGTGACACTGATGCACCGATACCAGGTTAG